In the genome of Paramisgurnus dabryanus chromosome 16, PD_genome_1.1, whole genome shotgun sequence, the window ACAGAGAAAAATACATaaccaaaaatctaaatattctgAAGATGATTTATACAGACAGAGTAAGATTAATAACTCCAAAACTAAATACTTGGAAAATAGTCAATACAGACAGAATAAGATTGACAACGCCAAAAAGAAGTATGAAAACAATGactataaagaaaataaacttaaaaatcTCAGAGATAAATATAAGACTGATTTAAATGTACATCTATCAAAGTGTGAAAAATCAAAGATGAAGTATTCcacaaatattaattttcaaaaatatgttaAGCTCTATTCTAAGACCAAGTATAAATCAAATGAAGCCTTTAGATCAAAAATGTGTGAATATTCCAAACAAAAATATTACAGAAATCCAATATTTAAAGCAAAGGTACGCCAGTATTCTCATAAAAAGTATCATGAAAACCCAACATTTAAAGCAAAGTTACGCCAGTATTCTCATAAAAAGTATCATGAAAACCCAACATTTAAAGCAAAGGTACGCCAGTATTCTCATAAAAAGTATCATGAAAACCCAACATTTAAAGCAAAGGTACGCCAGTATTGTCATAAAAAGTATCATGACAACCCAACATTTAAAGCAAAGCTACGTcagtattctcataaaaaatATCATGGAAACTTAACATTTAAAACGACTGTTTGTGAATATTCCAAGTGGAAATATTATAGTGATAAAAAAATCCGCATGAGTACAATACAGAAAGGATGTGCAATGTATGCAAAACAAAAGGAAAGACAGAATGATATTGATTTCACTATTAATCTGTTTCATGAAGAAGTCAGTAGAGGCCCagaatgtgtttgttgtgtatgTCATCGTTCATTGTTCAGAAAACAGGTTATTGAATGTATAAGAGATTGTTATGAACAAAAAGGACACAAAATAGCTGATTTAAGCAAAAGATGTATCACACTCAAGTATTTACATGCATGTAACAATGAATGTAAGTCTAATTGTTATTTATCTGGCAATTTGTCATGTAAATTGTGGATTTGCTATACATGCCATCGAAAAATCCTTAGAGAAAAACTACCTGAAGAGAGTGTTGCCAACAATATGCATTTGGTGGAGATTCCAaaagaattaaaatgtttaaattcatTGGAACAACATCTAATAGCACTTAATATTCCTTTCTTACGTCTTTTTTGTCTGCCTCGGGGTCAACAGAGAGGTGTTCATGGGCCTGTTGTCTGTGTTCCAGTAAATACTACAAAGATGACCAACATTCTTCCACGCAATGAATGTAATGACCATATGATAAAGATTAAACTGAAACGAAAATTAACATACAAAGGCCATtatgaatataaatatgtcCACACAGATCATGTAAGAAATGCTTTAAAGTATTTGGTAGAACACAATAAATGGTATAATGATGTGGAGTTTAATGAGCAGTGGGTCAACTCATTGAGTGAGCCAGATGATACACAAGGTAATGCTAATGATGAAATGGATGATGATAATGTATCAGATAAAAGTGGTGATAAAGTTAAAGAAGGTGAAGAATTGGAAATTCAGCCAGAAGAAGATTTAAGTTTTATTAAAGAGCAAAATGGTCTTTTGTCAGACACATCACTACAGCCTGTTGATATTGGTTCAGAAGTTATTGATCAGCATTTTCATGATGTACTAAATGTAGCACCAGCTGAAGGTAACAGTCCTGTTAGGTTGTTATCAGATAAAACAAATGAGGCAAAGTGCTTTCCTGTTCTTTATCCGACCGGTGGTCCAACATTTCATGATGCCAGACCAGAAAAAATCACATTGACAAGATACCTGAATGCACGAATACTAAATGCTGATGGACGTTTTGCACAGAACACAGACTtcattttttatgcacaatatATATCAGAAGTTGATCAAATTGTATCTAATGTCTCAATTGCATTACGCAAAGGTTGTGAGAAAGATCAGTTATCAAAGGTAACACCAGATATGTTGACAAATTCTGATAACTTACAAAAAATACTGAAGTATAATGAAGGATATAAGTTTTTGAGACCTGTCAGAGGGACACCTCCTTATTGGATGTCTACACAGAAAGATCTCTTTGCACTGATTAGACAACTTGGCATACCGACTTTCTTTGCATCTTTTAGTTCTGCGGATCTGAGATGGCCTGAAATGATGAACACCATTATTAAACAAGAGGGTAAACAAATCATTGTTGAAGAGCTTGAGTGGGctgaaaaatgtgcatttttgaGACGAAATCCTGTAACTGCAGCGAGGATGTTTGATCACAGATGGCATTGTTTTCTGAAACATGTCATTATGTCTCCAGCTGAACCTAttggtaaaataaaagattatttttatCGTGTTGAATTCCAACAACGTGGTTCTCCTCATGTTCACTGTCTGTTTTGGGTTGAAAATGCTCCAAAGcttaatgatgatgatgaagctAATGATCCTGCGGTTGTTGATTTCATTGACACATATATCACCTGTGAGACACCACCAGAGCAAGACACTGAACTCTTTGAAACAGTAAATAGTGTGCAGAAGCACAGTACtaaacattcaaaaacatgtcgCAAGAAAAATACAGTATGTCGTTTTAATTTCCCAAGACCTCCATCTAGCCGTACCTTTATTACAAGAGCATCTAATGCAGATGAGTCCAAAGAGAATAATGAAGATGAAACAGCAAGTGCAattataaataaagttaaaattgCATTAAACTCTGATGTGAATTTTGATTCAgttgatgcattttttttatttctgggaATTGATCAGACTGTGTTTGAGAAAGCGTACATCAAATGTTCTAAAAAGAAAAGCATTGTCCTGAAAAGAAATATAAAAGATATTTGGGTAAACCAGTATAACAGAGATTTATTGCGTGCTTGGCAAGGGAATATGGATATTCAGTATGTCACAGATGCTTTTTCTGTTGTGGTTTATATTATAAGTTACATCACAAAAGCTGAGCAAGAAATGGGACTGTTACTTCAACGTGCACAAAATGAAGCTATGAATGGTAATCTTGAAGCTAAAGCATCATTAAAACAATTGGGAAGTTTGTATTTGCACAGTAGGGAGCTTTCCGCGCAAGAAGCCGTGTATAGACTGACAGGCATGCATTTAAAAGAATGTTCACGTAAAGTACAATTCATTCCAATAGGACCAAATCCTGTTAAGATGAGTTTGCCTTTGCATCTACTACAAAATAAAGTGGAGAAAGACCAGTCTGATGATGAAAGCAGTTATTGGATGACAAGTGTTGTTGACAGGTACAAGAACAGACCTCAGACAGAACCAATGAAAAATCTTTGTCTTGCCAGTTTTTGTTCAGAGTACAGAGTTTTGTCAAAATCTGAAGTTTCTTCACTAAAGCAAGTTATTAAACTCAATAATAATTGTGGTTTTGTGAAACGAAGGACACGAACTGAACCTGCAGTTGTGAGATATCCAAGATTTTCACCCACAAAAGATCCAGAAAAATATTATCAGTCATTACTTCAGCTTTTTCTACCATATTATGATGACTGTCATCTTAAGCCTAGCAACTATGAGACATACGAGGACTTTTACAACAGTGGTGTCATAAAAATTGGTTGTACACTGCATAAAGTAAAATCAGTTGTTGACTGCAACAGAGAATTGTTTGAAAAAGAAAGTGACAAAATAGAAAAAGCTAAACAGCTTTTGGAGCAGGATATAGATTTAGAGGATGCTTGGGCTGCAATATGTCCTGAAAATGAAAGACAGCGTCATGAATGTAttgaaataatgaaaaataaaatattacctGATGATGACACTCGAGAAGCGATTCCAGATCTTACAGGAAACCCTCAAACTGTTTGTACTATTGAAACCAACCACACTATTATGCCCAGAGATGCTGCATTGGATTTACTACGGTCATTAAATGAGGAGCAATCTGCTATATTCTATAAAGTCCGGAAGTGGTGTCTACAGAAAATACTTGGACAGAACCCTGACCCTTTCAGATTATTTATTACTGGTGGAGCAGGAACAGGAAAAAGTCATTTAATCAAGGCTATACACTATGAATCATCCAGACTATTATCTCAGTTGTCTGAAAATcctgatgatgttactgtgctTTTAACAGCTTCAACAGGAGTAGCAGCTTTTAATGTTGGTGCTTCAACtattcataatacattttcaattgGTGCAAATGTCAGATTGCCATATCAGCCACTCAGTGATGAAAAATTAAACTCTTTACGTGTGAGCATTGGTAATTTGCAAATTTTGATTATTGATGAAGTGTCTATGGTTGACCATCGTCTGTTGTCATACATTCACGGAAGGCTgcgacaaataaaacaaactggTGATTACTCTCTATTTGGAAAAGTCAGCATTATTGCTGTGGGTGATTTCTATCAGTTACCGCCTGTAAAGGGTACTGCTCTTTATTCTGATGCAAAAGGAGTAAACATATGGGAAAACAACTTTGAACTTGCTCAGTTAACCAAAGTTGTAAGACAAAAAGATTCAGCTTTTGCTGAGATGTTAAATCGTCTGAGAGTACGAAAAAAAGATGAATCTCTTACAGCTACTGACAttgctacactgaaaaaatgtgAAACAGGGGAGAAATCTAATGATCTTCACATATTTGCTACAAATGCCGAAGTTGATAAATACAACATTGAAAGACTACATGAATGTTGCCCAGATGCAATTAGTATAAATGCTCAGGATTATATCAGAAATTCAAAAACTGGAAGAATGGAACGTAAAGTTGGATACCACTCTAAAGTTTTCAACTCATGtttgtcaaaatgtatttcCTTGGGTGTTTGACAGAAACATGGCTAAATGTTAATGACCAAGAACCACAGATACCAGGATTTGTGTTCAAAAGCAACCCAAGAGCTAAATGTTATGATGACAGCACTGCACTTTTTACTGAATTAAAACATCAGAGAGGAGGTGGAGTTggagtttatttttctgaaaacATTGAGTGTAATATCTTTGTACCTGAGTGTTGCAACTTAGAGTGTTTGTACTTTGTGCTTCCATGTGTCAATTTGACTGCTGCACTTTTGTATAGGCCTAATTCATATAAAAGTGATTTGTTTCAACAGCAactattacatatttttaatgaGATGGAGAAGCATCCAGGACAAAAGATAATCATGGGAGACTTTAATGAGGACATCTTTACTTCTTCCACAATTATGAAAGTAATGGGACAACATGGATACACTCAACAGGTACAAAATTCAACAACAGAAAAAGGTACACTAATTGATCATGTGTATACAAAAGATATGGAAGGTGTAACTTTTGAAATTGTACAAACATATTACAGTTATCATCAGGCAATACTTTTTACattaatgtaaaaatacataGACACTTTATAGGCAACTTGGTTGTCCTATATGTCAATTTGACTATTGCATTTTTCTATAGGcctaaattatataaaataactgctgttaaaacaattacattttaaatcataattgtattaaaataatctccaaaaatatttaaatatttcgggatttaatatatgtttatttatactATATAAATGAACATCAGAACATGAAATCAAAAAATCTAGCCACAAAGATATATAGACCATGTTTATGTGAGATATAGCTATTGATTTGTCCAAAGAACTATAGttttcataagttaaaacattttGCAGTCATTTTTAGAAATATTCCGCCACTTATTAAATAGGGGCTAAGGGAGGACACAAACTATTGGCGGCTCCCTGGGGCAGGGTAGGGAAACTGGGTTAGCTGGTACAGGGGTTGGTTGATAAAGGGGTGAATTATGTGTTTTAGGTTGATTAATAAGTAATTATAATGTTAACTAGTAATTATTGTTATAGTCATTCAAACTTCTACAATGTAACATAGATTAAAATAATTAGCTCTTAAAATATATTAGATTAAAATAGACAAATTAGCCAACTGAACAAATGAACAAAATTGTTTgtaaactaaaaacaacttttaaaactgtatcaACCAACCCATAAATCCAGTTGTTGTTGAGATGTACTTTGATTAGGGAATGTAGATTAGTTCTAACTCATTTATTCATGCAGTCTTATTTGAAATgttattaatgtgttttaatactttattttttttactgttgtttatattttttgacatCTAATTTCACACCTATGACATAATCTACAATGTTTGTACATTATACATGcaataactcattttttacaagGGTCATATGTGGGAGTATGTTTGGAATGAGATGTTTTATGAAGGTATGGATGAGCCTTCACTTTTAAAAGAGAATTTCAACTTCATTATGgcaaaacaacttttaacagtaaaaagacaaagaaaaaacaagaaATTGCATCATATGACCCTTTAATTAACTTAGTTATTTTTATTAAGCAGTATTACTTTATTGTTTCTTTACAATAAATAATTTACAACTATTTTAAATGGTATGCCAGCTAACCCAGTTCTCtccatttttgtttaatttattttcagttttttttaatatattacaCTCAGATCAAGATAtttgtataatataatttaaaattgcACCTATAGGAAATTGTTAAACATTAGTAGCATCTTTTGCAAAGGCAAATTTATGtatagtatttattttatttttaatatatatataatatatatatatacattttctaCCTATCATATAAGTTGAAATGtgtcacagaaaaaaaatatgttaaaatgtttgttGTGTGGTTAATTATGCCAAGCactttttaagtttatttaatataaaaaaatgcacaaaCAATCTGGAGTTTAAGGACAACTCAGCTTATGAACCTTTGTTCAAAAAGTTTCTCCATTTGCTTAAAGCAACTGACCTTCCTATTCCGTAATGGTTGTTTTATATTCAACAACAGGAAGTCTATTCAATTGACAAACGATCTGGAAGTTATGTACAAATCAACTTATGAACCATTGGCCAAAAGGGTTCTTTATGAACAGTAAAACAACAGAGCTTCTTGTCCAGTAATTGTCAGTAAAACAACAGAGCTTCTTGTCCAGTAATTGTCATACGATTGTCATAATTATATTGACCAGCCTTTTCAATGGACAAACAATTGGAACTTTATGGACAACTCAGCTTCTAaatttctgtttaaaaatattttgtatctGCTAAAAGCAAGCTTCATGTCCTTTGATGTTTGCTTTTATATTCACCAGCAGGAACCCTTTTTAATGGACAAACAATCTGAAACATCTGGATAACTCAGCGTATGGAAAATTGCTTAAAATGGTTCTTCATGGACATTATAACAACTGATCTGCCTGTtctataatgttttttcatATTGACCAGCAGTAACCTTTTCCAGTTCCCAGACAATCTGAATCTTATGGACAATTCAGCTTCTGAACCTGTGTTCAAAAAGTTAATTCATCTGCACTATATATGCATTGGAACGTATCTACAAACAATCTGGACCTTATGGACAACTCAGCTTCTGAAGCTCTGCTCAAAAAGTTAAAAGGACAGTGATATTTATTCCCTAACCTGCCGGATTACAAGAGTACTGTACACATTGCTGAAAGTTGCTGATAAAAAATCATCTTCAAAGACACTTTAGGTAAGTATAATTGTTTTTATGAATGATGTTTTACGTTAGCTTTTAATTAACACAATCATATTTAGTATGgcataataattaaatatttgttCATGTTGAAAAATTATAGTACTAAAACAACACCTTATTATTTATTATCTgataaacaatagcacagagcAGTAACAGCAATAGGACAATAAGTTCACTTTATTACTTCATATATCATAATACTTAATAGACTGTTGATGtatgtgtatttttgtatttattatcatttaaatagCTTAACATAATTATAGAaaatatttgttgttttgtttaccCTGtagaaatgaaaagcatgtCAATTTGATCAAGAAGTCTTATGAGGGCATGGCATGCAGGGTGGTTCGTGAAGAACAGCTAAAAAAGAGCTTCCAGGTAAAGACAGGGGTGAGGCAGAGCTGTCTACTGTCACCGTTTCTGTTCCTCTTGACCATAGATTGGATAATGAAGTCTGTCACTGACGGAAAGAGGAACGGTATTCAATGAAGAATGTGGAACAACCTGGATGACCTTGCCCTCTTGTCACACAGCCATCAGCAAATACAGGAGAACACAACAAAACTGCTCTGTGTGTCAGCACAGGTTGGACTCAAGATCAACAGAGGAAAGACAAAAATTTTTAAAGTGAATGCCACAAGTCAGGAACCAGTGATGCTAGAAGGGGAAGCCCTGGAAAAAGTGGACTCTGTCACATACCTTGGTAGTGTGGTGGACAAGCAGGGTGTAACTGAGGTGGACGTTTAAATCAGCATAAGAAAAGCACGCACAGCATTCATCCAGCTTAAAAACATTTGGAATTCAAAGAAATCAGCTGCCACACCAAAATTTGCTTATTCAACTCAAAGGTCAAGGCAGATTTGTTTTATGGAGCTTAGACATGGGAGATTTACAAGGACCACTTTAAAGAGGATCCAAACTTTTGTCAACGGATGTCTACGTAGAATCCTCTCAATCCACTGGCCCAAGATTATATAAAAACACTTATTTGTGGCAAATAACTTACCAGTGTCCTGCTGAAGGGGAGATTGTAAGACGGAGATGGACCTGGTTAGGCCACACTCTGCAAAAACCGACAGATAACATCACCAAACAGGCACTCACCTGGAATCCTCAAGGGAAAAGAAAACGGGGAAGGCCAAGAAACACCTGGCGCCATGATTTTGAAGCAGACATCAAAGTGACTGGCCTGTACTGGGGCGAACTGGTCAGATTAGCACAGAATCGAAAGAGCGGAAGGGAAGTCGTCGATGGGCTATGCACCAGGAGGTGCAATGGGCCTAAGTCAGTAAGGACTGTAGGAACCCCTGTACCAAATTCGTTCCAGTTTGTTAATAGTCCAACCTTTCTCCACTG includes:
- the LOC141280910 gene encoding uncharacterized protein; its protein translation is MAKPYSLSPADELADENSMVSNDFPKSSNEFPKSSNDFPKSSNDFPKSSNDFPKSSNDLPKCSKDNSVHVTNFASFSDQVLKGSFHQGDERFGYNRNRQCGVNSLTAVMMSKLKNVLTWTTDDLNAVLVKGDEIKQVIECIRDCYEQKGHKIADLSKRCITLKYLHACNNECKSNCYLSGNLSCKLWICYTCHRKILREKLPEESVANNMHLVEIPKELKCLNSLEQHLIALNIPFLRLFCLPRGQQRGVHGPVVCVPVNTTKMTNILPRNECNDHMIKIKLKRKLTYKGHYEYKYVHTDHVRNALKYLVEHNKWYNDVEFNEQWVNSLSEPDDTQGNANDEMDDDNVSDKSGDKVKEGEELEIQPEEDLSFIKEQNGLLSDTSLQPVDIGSEVIDQHFHDVLNVAPAEGNSPVRLLSDKTNEAKCFPVLYPTGGPTFHDARPEKITLTRYLNARILNADGRFAQNTDFIFYAQYISEVDQIVSNVSIALRKGCEKDQLSKVTPDMLTNSDNLQKILKYNEGYKFLRPVRGTPPYWMSTQKDLFALIRQLGIPTFFASFSSADLRWPEMMNTIIKQEGKQIIVEELEWAEKCAFLRRNPVTAARMFDHRWHCFLKHVIMSPAEPIGKIKDYFYRVEFQQRGSPHVHCLFWVENAPKLNDDDEANDPAVVDFIDTYITCETPPEQDTELFETVNSVQKHSTKHSKTCRKKNTVCRFNFPRPPSSRTFITRASNADESKENNEDETASAIINKVKIALNSDVNFDSVDAFFLFLGIDQTVFEKAYIKCSKKKSIVLKRNIKDIWVNQYNRDLLRAWQGNMDIQYVTDAFSVVVYIISYITKAEQEMGLLLQRAQNEAMNGNLEAKASLKQLGSLYLHSRELSAQEAVYRLTGMHLKECSRKVQFIPIGPNPVKMSLPLHLLQNKVEKDQSDDESSYWMTSVVDRYKNRPQTEPMKNLCLASFCSEYRVLSKSEVSSLKQVIKLNNNCGFVKRRTRTEPAVVRYPRFSPTKDPEKYYQSLLQLFLPYYDDCHLKPSNYETYEDFYNSGVIKIGCTLHKVKSVVDCNRELFEKESDKIEKAKQLLEQDIDLEDAWAAICPENERQRHECIEIMKNKILPDDDTREAIPDLTGNPQTVCTIETNHTIMPRDAALDLLRSLNEEQSAIFYKVRKWCLQKILGQNPDPFRLFITGGAGTGKSHLIKAIHYESSRLLSQLSENPDDVTVLLTASTGVAAFNVGASTIHNTFSIGANVRLPYQPLSDEKLNSLRVSIGNLQILIIDEVSMVDHRLLSYIHGRLRQIKQTGDYSLFGKVSIIAVGDFYQLPPVKGTALYSDAKGVNIWENNFELAQLTKVVRQKDSAFAEMLNRLRVRKKDESLTATDIATLKKCETGEKSNDLHIFATNAEVDKYNIERLHECCPDAISINAQDYIRNSKTGRMERKVGYHSKVFNSCLSKCISLGV